From the Oleiharenicola lentus genome, one window contains:
- a CDS encoding UDP-2,3-diacylglucosamine diphosphatase encodes MKPTLNVRSVILSDVHLGTPHAKADEVTHFLKHVRCERLLLNGDIIDGWRLRRDGRWTKAHTRFIRRVLTLVQKKDTEVVYLRGNHDDFLARLLPMQFDRLSLVEDHILESASGRYLVLHGDVFDGVVKNMVFLAHLGDMGYALLLRLNRTYNWFRRLRGKDYFSLSAAIKARVKQAVSFVGKFEEQVAALARERGCTGVICGHIHTAADKMIGGIHYLNSGDWVESLTAIVEHHDGRFELITFKDFVQQFPMAKELPAEDAADEALPFPGTAQAAILAAVR; translated from the coding sequence ATGAAACCGACCCTCAACGTCCGCTCCGTCATCCTCTCCGACGTGCATCTCGGAACGCCGCACGCCAAGGCCGACGAGGTCACGCACTTTCTCAAGCACGTGCGCTGCGAGCGCCTGCTCCTCAACGGCGACATCATCGACGGCTGGCGGCTGCGCCGCGACGGCCGCTGGACCAAGGCCCACACCCGCTTCATCCGCCGCGTGCTTACCCTCGTGCAAAAGAAGGACACCGAGGTCGTCTATCTGCGCGGCAACCACGATGATTTTCTCGCCCGGTTGCTGCCCATGCAGTTCGACCGGCTCAGCCTCGTAGAGGACCACATCCTAGAGTCCGCCTCAGGGCGCTACCTCGTGCTGCACGGCGATGTGTTCGACGGCGTGGTAAAGAACATGGTGTTCCTCGCGCACCTCGGCGACATGGGCTACGCGCTGCTCCTGCGGCTCAACCGCACCTACAACTGGTTCCGCCGCCTCCGCGGCAAGGACTACTTCTCGCTCAGCGCCGCCATCAAGGCGCGCGTGAAGCAGGCCGTGAGTTTCGTGGGCAAGTTTGAGGAGCAGGTCGCCGCCCTCGCCCGCGAGCGGGGCTGCACGGGCGTGATCTGCGGCCACATCCACACCGCCGCCGACAAGATGATCGGCGGCATCCACTATCTGAACTCCGGCGACTGGGTGGAATCGCTCACCGCCATCGTCGAGCACCACGACGGCCGCTTCGAGCTGATCACGTTCAAGGACTTCGTGCAGCAGTTCCCCATGGCGAAGGAACTGCCGGCCGAGGATGCGGCGGACGAGGCGCTCCCCTTCCCGGGCACCGCGCAAGCCGCGATCCTCGCGGCGGTCCGCTAA
- a CDS encoding ClcB-like voltage-gated chloride channel protein, translating into MKEVVPQIYRRLLRLLRWRLWIVEKLRPSPWQETLAFAAVAGVLGALAALLFRHGIELVHYVLTGTGSGMVDSFRELEWWQRLAVPTVGGCAAGLVLLFGKRLHKGQSSTDYMEAILIGSGEIPVRASLVKSTAAMFSIGSGGSIGREGPMVQLAAVAASLLGRWRKLSAPQVRLLVACGGASGIASAYNAPIAGSFFVAEIILGTIAMESLGPLAVSAVAATLTVRTLSDAHTLYTVPAFTLNSLWEIGPFLVLGVLAGLLAPWFLRSLRWAERLFTATNLPVPLRLALGGLVVGCLAVWVPEVCGNGYSVVLAILNGELFWQALILVFVCKWVATAASFGSGAPGGVFTPTLFVGAALGYLFGQGVHAVWPAGAVDPRAFALVGMGALLAAASHAPVMAIIMLFEMTLSYDIIMPLMLCSVVAYYTARGIEDNSLYSEALKKKAAEAPLPTVLPGTVADLQRRTVAVQLTDHFEDIARRFLETRYEEIYVTTPEGKYAGVISLHDIKPHLHDETVATLVIAEDLRRDDSPTVTPEATLGDALRLFAQHSGQTLPVVDELTGHLTGTLVKNDLLLALLEGKGAVKRGGTLPPWRVG; encoded by the coding sequence GTGAAGGAAGTCGTGCCGCAAATCTACCGCCGGTTGCTGCGTCTCTTGCGCTGGCGGTTGTGGATTGTCGAGAAGCTGCGGCCTTCGCCCTGGCAGGAGACGCTGGCGTTTGCGGCGGTGGCGGGGGTGCTCGGGGCATTGGCGGCCCTGCTGTTCCGGCATGGCATCGAGCTCGTGCATTACGTGCTCACCGGCACGGGCAGCGGCATGGTGGACTCCTTTCGAGAGTTGGAATGGTGGCAGCGACTGGCGGTGCCGACGGTGGGCGGTTGCGCGGCCGGCCTCGTGCTGCTGTTCGGCAAACGCCTGCACAAGGGACAGAGCTCCACCGACTACATGGAGGCCATCCTCATCGGCAGCGGCGAAATCCCGGTGCGGGCCAGCCTCGTGAAAAGCACGGCGGCGATGTTTTCGATCGGGTCGGGCGGTTCGATCGGCCGCGAGGGTCCGATGGTTCAGCTGGCGGCCGTGGCGGCCTCGCTGCTCGGCCGGTGGCGGAAGCTGTCGGCGCCGCAGGTGCGCCTGCTCGTCGCCTGCGGCGGCGCCTCGGGCATCGCGTCGGCCTACAACGCGCCCATCGCGGGATCGTTTTTCGTGGCCGAGATCATCCTCGGCACCATTGCCATGGAAAGCCTGGGGCCGCTGGCGGTTTCGGCCGTGGCGGCGACGCTCACCGTGCGCACGCTGTCCGACGCCCACACGCTCTACACGGTGCCCGCCTTCACGCTGAATTCGCTCTGGGAGATCGGCCCTTTCCTCGTGCTGGGCGTGCTGGCGGGCCTGCTGGCCCCGTGGTTCCTGCGCTCGCTGCGCTGGGCGGAGCGCCTGTTCACCGCCACCAACCTGCCGGTGCCGCTGCGCCTGGCGCTGGGCGGTCTTGTCGTGGGCTGTCTCGCCGTGTGGGTGCCCGAAGTCTGCGGCAACGGCTACAGCGTCGTGCTCGCCATCCTGAATGGTGAGCTCTTCTGGCAGGCGCTGATCTTGGTCTTCGTCTGCAAATGGGTCGCGACCGCGGCCTCATTCGGTTCCGGTGCGCCGGGAGGCGTCTTCACGCCGACGCTCTTCGTGGGCGCGGCGCTGGGGTATCTCTTCGGCCAGGGCGTGCATGCAGTCTGGCCGGCCGGGGCCGTCGATCCGCGGGCCTTTGCACTGGTCGGCATGGGGGCGCTCCTCGCCGCGGCCAGCCACGCGCCGGTCATGGCGATCATCATGCTGTTCGAGATGACGCTGAGCTACGACATCATCATGCCGCTCATGCTCTGCAGTGTCGTCGCCTACTATACCGCGCGCGGCATTGAGGACAACTCGCTCTACAGCGAGGCCCTGAAGAAAAAGGCCGCCGAGGCTCCGCTGCCGACCGTGCTGCCCGGCACCGTCGCCGACCTCCAGCGCCGCACGGTAGCCGTGCAGCTTACCGACCACTTCGAGGACATCGCGCGCCGCTTTCTTGAGACCCGCTACGAGGAGATTTATGTGACCACCCCCGAGGGCAAATACGCGGGCGTCATCTCGCTGCACGATATCAAGCCGCATCTCCACGACGAGACCGTGGCGACGCTCGTCATCGCCGAGGATCTGCGGCGCGACGACTCGCCGACGGTGACGCCCGAGGCCACGCTCGGTGACGCGCTGCGGTTGTTTGCCCAGCATTCCGGACAGACCCTGCCCGTGGTGGATGAACTGACCGGGCACCTGACGGGAACCTTGGTGAAGAACGACTTGTTGCTCGCGCTTTTGGAAGGGAAGGGCGCCGTGAAACGCGGCGGGACCCTGCCACCCTGGCGGGTGGGGTGA
- a CDS encoding DEAD/DEAH box helicase: MQSHGPKRIYTPQSLDFWFGRMEVEWEEQFDAGHVERGHAMYRDSEIREVELGAKDAIIHRRVDKKEEYAVIEWDGDTIKVRSSSTDETLANAIAVAGLHEIEELLVDEMPSLLPGVPPKVKGVNGQNGHATANGANGHAAANGNGGAKVDPNQPARDLLLSFTANADGLVFLAYWKNGKNRIPALGNTTHHPSATERAKLIALATYARKAHFRYNQTTHAYALDALADIPGFLRDLLPHWKKQFAIEIDAKVESIKQGARTIEIEAVADKRAGSSGGLNLRWIFRAGEKLLTDEQAAALLKHGRTPMLLPDLGIVTMAPEKWEGYQQWKRSLEEAQSGGEVPPYLIFSLFNDQRIKVTLGPEIEAWRQKVLTAPSAPPELPDYLRNYQRRGVEWMHHLCETGCHGLLADEMGLGKTAQVIALLRARPMGRHRHIVVCPASVVPVWREEIARFFPGASVEILKSGHDFKHHKSYCIWLASYTQLRKHRALLDTTDFGYAILDEGQFIKNPDAKVTQSCFALRAEHRLVMTGTPLENRQLDLWSIFRYLLPGLLGSRSAFEAALIQDRDGTMRRLRQQVAPFILRRTKTEVATELPPKVEMDLLCPLTEVQRAEYARICTEGLARLGEDIGLALREKSFGFLALLTRLRQVCCDPDLLPWLHSPLSDSGKLQLLVEKLQEVVGSGHKVVIFSQFVTLLDRVREALQLHYPELARYEITGMTVDRQKPVKDFQSATGAAAMLVSLKAAGTGITLHAADYVFLLDPWWNPAVEDQAIDRVHRIGQTNTVFVYRMVTAGTIEERIQALKSEKRQLFNQVVGGHSGDFEWTKHFKSLHSLIELSASVATENETYGPAAPAVAAEPASAPATPAATPTGPQA; encoded by the coding sequence ATGCAATCCCACGGCCCCAAGCGCATCTACACTCCGCAATCGCTGGATTTCTGGTTTGGGCGCATGGAAGTGGAGTGGGAGGAGCAGTTTGACGCAGGCCACGTCGAGCGTGGCCACGCGATGTATCGGGACAGCGAGATCCGCGAGGTCGAGCTGGGCGCCAAGGACGCGATCATCCACCGCCGCGTGGACAAGAAGGAGGAATATGCCGTCATCGAGTGGGACGGTGACACGATCAAGGTCCGCTCCTCCTCGACTGACGAAACCCTGGCCAATGCCATCGCCGTGGCGGGTTTGCACGAGATCGAGGAGTTGCTGGTGGACGAGATGCCTTCGCTCCTGCCGGGCGTTCCGCCCAAGGTAAAGGGAGTCAACGGCCAGAACGGCCATGCGACGGCCAACGGTGCGAACGGTCACGCGGCCGCCAACGGCAACGGCGGCGCCAAGGTTGATCCCAACCAGCCTGCGCGCGACCTGCTGCTGAGTTTCACGGCCAACGCCGACGGCCTCGTCTTCCTGGCCTACTGGAAGAACGGCAAGAATCGCATTCCGGCCCTCGGCAACACCACGCACCACCCCAGCGCCACGGAGAGGGCCAAGCTCATCGCGCTGGCCACCTACGCGCGCAAGGCCCACTTCCGCTACAACCAGACAACCCACGCCTACGCACTCGACGCGCTGGCCGACATCCCGGGATTTCTGCGTGACCTGCTGCCGCACTGGAAAAAGCAGTTCGCCATCGAGATCGACGCCAAGGTCGAGAGCATCAAGCAGGGCGCCCGCACCATCGAGATCGAGGCCGTCGCCGACAAGCGCGCCGGCAGCAGCGGCGGCCTGAACCTGCGCTGGATTTTCCGCGCCGGCGAAAAACTTCTCACCGACGAGCAGGCCGCCGCCCTCCTCAAGCACGGCCGCACTCCCATGCTTCTGCCCGACCTCGGCATCGTCACGATGGCGCCCGAGAAGTGGGAGGGCTACCAGCAGTGGAAGCGCAGTCTCGAGGAGGCACAGTCCGGCGGCGAGGTGCCGCCCTACCTGATTTTCTCCCTCTTCAACGACCAGCGCATCAAGGTCACGCTCGGGCCCGAGATCGAGGCATGGCGGCAAAAGGTGCTGACCGCGCCCTCAGCGCCGCCCGAGCTGCCCGATTACCTGCGCAATTACCAGCGTCGCGGCGTCGAATGGATGCATCACCTGTGCGAGACCGGCTGCCACGGCTTGCTGGCCGACGAGATGGGCCTGGGCAAAACCGCCCAGGTCATCGCCCTGCTCCGCGCCCGGCCCATGGGCCGGCACCGGCACATTGTCGTCTGCCCGGCGAGCGTGGTGCCGGTGTGGCGCGAGGAGATCGCCCGCTTTTTCCCGGGGGCCAGCGTCGAGATCCTGAAGTCGGGCCACGACTTCAAGCACCACAAGTCCTACTGCATCTGGCTCGCCAGCTACACCCAGCTGCGCAAACACCGCGCGCTGCTCGACACGACCGACTTTGGCTACGCCATCCTCGACGAGGGCCAGTTCATCAAGAACCCCGATGCCAAGGTCACGCAGTCCTGCTTCGCCCTGCGCGCCGAACACCGGCTGGTCATGACCGGCACGCCGCTGGAGAACCGGCAGCTCGATCTTTGGTCCATCTTCCGTTACCTGTTGCCCGGCCTGCTCGGGTCGCGCTCAGCCTTTGAGGCGGCGCTCATCCAGGACCGCGACGGCACGATGCGCCGGCTGCGCCAGCAGGTCGCCCCATTCATCCTGCGCCGCACCAAGACCGAGGTGGCGACCGAGCTGCCGCCCAAGGTCGAGATGGATCTGCTCTGCCCGCTCACCGAGGTGCAGCGGGCCGAGTATGCCCGCATCTGCACCGAGGGCCTGGCCCGGCTGGGCGAGGACATCGGTCTCGCGCTGCGCGAGAAATCTTTCGGCTTCCTCGCGTTGCTCACGCGCCTGCGCCAGGTCTGCTGCGATCCGGACCTGCTGCCGTGGCTCCACTCACCACTCTCCGACAGCGGCAAGCTCCAGCTGCTCGTTGAAAAGCTTCAGGAAGTCGTCGGCAGCGGCCACAAGGTCGTCATCTTCTCGCAGTTCGTGACCCTGCTGGACCGCGTGCGCGAGGCGCTGCAGTTGCATTATCCGGAGCTGGCGCGCTACGAGATCACGGGCATGACCGTGGACCGGCAGAAGCCGGTGAAGGATTTTCAGTCCGCGACCGGCGCCGCCGCCATGCTGGTGAGCCTCAAGGCCGCCGGCACGGGCATCACGCTGCACGCGGCGGACTACGTGTTCCTGCTCGATCCGTGGTGGAACCCCGCGGTGGAGGACCAGGCGATCGACCGCGTGCATCGCATCGGCCAGACCAACACCGTGTTTGTCTATCGCATGGTGACCGCCGGCACGATCGAGGAGCGCATCCAGGCCCTGAAGTCCGAGAAGCGCCAGCTCTTCAACCAGGTCGTGGGCGGACACAGCGGCGATTTCGAGTGGACCAAGCACTTCAAGTCGCTGCACAGCCTCATCGAGCTCAGCGCCTCCGTGGCGACCGAGAACGAGACCTATGGCCCCGCCGCGCCGGCAGTCGCGGCCGAGCCCGCCTCCGCGCCTGCGACCCCTGCGGCAACGCCCACCGGCCCGCAGGCTTGA
- a CDS encoding glycosyltransferase family 4 protein has translation MNIVLVTETYAPEINGVAMTLGRLVDGLAARGHRLTIIRPRQRHESPRFSVTQRLACRQVRLPGVPIPGYPQLRLGLPAGRRLRQLWTLNRPDLVHVATEGPLGASAITMARQLGIPVTSSFHTNFDQYTRDYRIGWMKPIVAAWLRHVHNRTLRTFAPTRDLLARLETEGYQNLRLLSRGVDSTLFNPGRRDGSLRASWGVGPEDPVVLHVGRIAAEKNYPLLFRAFDAIKAVQPRARLVLVGDGPLLSAYQRQRPDVMFTGFYTGTNLARHYASGDIYLHTSITETFGNVVTEALGSGLAVSAFDYAAAHEFIRHGENGLTAPVGDEAAFIANAVRLAREPTLRERLATQGALTARGLTWDAIVDRFLADLQEAANEFDRTRASGTQLSALSSQPSATP, from the coding sequence TTGAACATTGTCCTCGTAACCGAAACCTACGCTCCCGAAATCAACGGCGTCGCCATGACACTCGGCCGTCTCGTGGATGGACTCGCCGCGCGCGGTCACCGGCTCACGATCATCCGGCCAAGGCAGCGCCACGAATCGCCCCGCTTCAGCGTCACGCAACGCCTCGCCTGCCGGCAGGTCCGCCTGCCCGGGGTGCCGATCCCCGGTTATCCCCAGCTTCGCCTCGGCCTGCCGGCGGGCCGCCGGCTGCGGCAGTTGTGGACCCTCAACCGACCCGACCTCGTCCATGTTGCCACCGAAGGGCCGCTCGGTGCCTCGGCCATTACGATGGCGCGGCAGCTCGGTATCCCGGTTACGTCGAGTTTTCACACCAACTTCGACCAATACACCCGGGACTACCGCATCGGCTGGATGAAGCCGATCGTTGCCGCCTGGCTGCGCCACGTCCACAATCGCACTCTCCGCACCTTCGCGCCGACCCGCGACCTGCTGGCGCGACTGGAAACCGAGGGTTACCAGAATCTCCGCCTGCTGTCCCGCGGCGTTGATTCCACGTTGTTCAACCCCGGGCGGCGCGACGGCTCTCTCCGTGCCTCGTGGGGCGTCGGACCCGAAGATCCGGTCGTCCTGCACGTCGGCCGCATCGCCGCGGAAAAGAACTATCCCCTGCTCTTCCGCGCTTTCGACGCCATCAAGGCGGTCCAGCCGCGGGCCCGGCTAGTGCTCGTCGGTGACGGCCCGCTGCTCTCCGCTTACCAGCGGCAGCGGCCCGACGTGATGTTCACCGGCTTCTACACGGGGACCAACCTCGCGCGGCACTACGCCTCGGGTGACATCTACTTGCACACGAGCATCACCGAGACCTTCGGCAACGTCGTGACCGAGGCACTGGGCAGCGGGCTGGCCGTTTCGGCCTTCGACTACGCCGCCGCGCACGAGTTCATCCGTCACGGTGAGAATGGCCTGACCGCCCCCGTGGGCGACGAGGCGGCCTTTATCGCCAACGCCGTGCGGCTCGCGCGCGAACCGACGTTGCGCGAACGCCTCGCCACGCAGGGCGCGCTGACGGCTCGCGGGCTCACTTGGGACGCCATCGTGGACCGCTTCCTCGCCGACCTGCAGGAAGCGGCGAATGAGTTCGATCGCACCCGCGCATCCGGCACCCAGCTCTCAGCGCTCAGCTCTCAGCCTTCTGCCACACCATGA
- a CDS encoding putative porin, which produces MRLRFGNLPGALFTQASIHPIMFNLKSKVTAVLAALMCAGSALAQDSGPLIELLIRKGVLNDQEAEELRAELVKDFAANTAAGKLNLSSTLSEFRIAGDLRVRYESRGGELTNGDDQKRDRFRYRVRTALTGKVLQNWGWGVRLESGGGSRSTNVTLADDGGPYAKTNDGLYIGQIYATWAPTPEWTFTAGRMANPLVTTAMVWDGDINPEGLAEQFRTRRGNNEFFVTLAQFVYGTSGNQDPFAAITSANIAGTEDLFLTAWQGGYKRYLYGPTNFFQIAPVLYYYAGADQRANIAAFNGAMSATNAAPVNNLSVLEIPFEYNWVAANGVPLRAFADFAINLDADARARKFGRTDLDGEDKAFHLGLQYGKASLPGEWDARVIYQSVGSFALDANLVDSDLFDSRTNMEGFIVGANYALGAATQLSLTYANAERKNNSVIASGSGDIGANNALADYWLLQVDLNVKF; this is translated from the coding sequence ATGCGCCTGCGATTCGGCAACCTGCCGGGCGCACTGTTCACCCAAGCATCCATCCATCCGATCATGTTCAACCTTAAATCCAAAGTGACCGCCGTGCTGGCCGCCCTGATGTGCGCCGGCTCCGCCCTCGCCCAAGACAGCGGCCCGCTCATCGAGCTGCTCATCCGCAAGGGTGTCCTCAACGACCAGGAGGCCGAAGAGCTTCGCGCCGAGCTCGTGAAGGACTTCGCGGCCAACACCGCTGCGGGCAAGCTGAACCTTTCCTCCACGCTCTCCGAGTTCCGCATCGCCGGCGACCTGCGCGTCCGTTACGAGAGCCGCGGCGGCGAACTGACCAACGGTGACGACCAGAAGCGCGACCGTTTCCGTTACCGCGTCCGCACCGCCCTGACCGGCAAGGTGCTGCAGAACTGGGGCTGGGGCGTCCGCCTGGAATCCGGTGGCGGCAGCCGTTCGACCAACGTCACGCTCGCCGACGACGGCGGTCCTTACGCCAAGACCAACGACGGCCTCTACATCGGCCAGATCTACGCGACCTGGGCGCCGACCCCGGAGTGGACCTTCACCGCCGGCCGCATGGCCAACCCGCTCGTGACCACCGCGATGGTCTGGGACGGTGACATCAACCCCGAGGGCCTCGCCGAGCAGTTCCGCACCCGCCGCGGCAACAACGAGTTCTTTGTCACGCTCGCGCAGTTCGTCTATGGCACCTCGGGCAACCAGGACCCCTTCGCGGCCATCACGTCCGCCAACATCGCCGGCACCGAGGACCTCTTCCTCACCGCCTGGCAGGGCGGCTACAAGCGCTACCTCTACGGCCCGACGAACTTCTTCCAGATCGCCCCGGTTCTCTACTACTACGCCGGCGCCGACCAGCGCGCCAACATCGCGGCCTTCAACGGCGCCATGTCCGCCACCAACGCCGCCCCGGTCAACAACCTGTCGGTCCTCGAGATCCCGTTCGAATACAACTGGGTCGCCGCCAACGGCGTGCCGCTCCGCGCCTTCGCCGATTTCGCCATCAACCTCGATGCCGATGCCCGCGCCCGCAAGTTCGGCCGCACCGACCTGGACGGCGAGGACAAGGCCTTCCACCTCGGCCTCCAATACGGCAAGGCGTCGCTCCCCGGCGAGTGGGACGCCCGCGTCATCTACCAGTCGGTCGGCTCCTTTGCGCTCGATGCCAACCTGGTCGATTCCGACCTCTTCGACAGTCGCACCAACATGGAAGGCTTCATCGTCGGCGCCAACTACGCCCTCGGTGCCGCCACCCAGCTCAGCCTCACCTACGCCAACGCCGAGCGTAAGAACAACAGTGTGATCGCCTCCGGTTCCGGCGACATCGGTGCCAACAACGCCCTCGCCGACTACTGGCTCCTGCAGGTCGATCTGAACGTTAAATTCTAA
- a CDS encoding phosphate ABC transporter substrate-binding protein produces MKKTVLFLAAALLAAGSASAQKLVIKGSDTLGAKMVPQAAEAFRAKNPGVVFEIAAEGSTTGIAAITDSTADIGMSSRRARPTEMSAAQAKGVSMKPIIVSYDGMAVIVNENNPVTKLTLRQVEQIFAGDVNDWSAVGGNAGPFSIYTRNTSSGTYQDWKDLAMKKRDYASSSQKMAGNEQIAAEVGKNPNGIGYVGVAYVNAPGVKVVPIVNKDGNLVTPTAANVHAKTYPYARPNFFYTNGEPHGLAAQFIEYLLSAEGQAIVEKSGFIPVPVKS; encoded by the coding sequence ATGAAAAAGACCGTCCTCTTCCTCGCCGCCGCGCTGCTCGCCGCCGGTTCCGCTTCCGCCCAGAAGCTCGTCATCAAGGGCTCCGACACCCTCGGCGCCAAGATGGTGCCGCAGGCCGCCGAGGCCTTCCGCGCCAAGAATCCGGGCGTCGTGTTCGAGATTGCCGCCGAAGGTTCCACCACCGGCATCGCCGCCATCACCGACAGCACGGCCGATATCGGCATGTCCTCGCGCCGCGCCCGTCCGACCGAGATGTCCGCCGCGCAGGCCAAGGGCGTTTCGATGAAGCCGATCATCGTCTCCTACGACGGCATGGCCGTCATCGTGAACGAGAACAACCCGGTCACGAAGCTCACGCTCCGCCAGGTCGAGCAGATCTTCGCCGGCGACGTAAACGACTGGAGTGCCGTGGGTGGCAACGCCGGCCCATTCTCCATCTACACGCGCAATACCTCCTCCGGCACCTATCAGGACTGGAAGGACCTCGCCATGAAGAAGCGCGACTACGCCAGCTCCTCGCAGAAGATGGCCGGCAACGAGCAGATCGCCGCCGAGGTGGGCAAGAACCCCAACGGCATCGGCTACGTCGGCGTCGCCTACGTCAACGCCCCCGGCGTCAAGGTGGTTCCGATCGTGAACAAGGACGGTAATCTGGTCACTCCGACCGCCGCCAACGTCCACGCCAAGACCTATCCCTATGCCCGCCCGAACTTCTTCTACACCAACGGCGAGCCCCACGGTCTCGCGGCCCAGTTCATCGAGTATCTGCTGAGCGCGGAAGGCCAGGCCATTGTCGAGAAGTCCGGTTTCATCCCGGTTCCGGTTAAGTCCTGA